A window of Oscillatoria sp. FACHB-1407 genomic DNA:
TGCAACATCTGGTGGATCACCATTGGCGGGAGGTGTTTTTATTGTTGGCAGGGTTGCAACAAGCAGATGACCTGCTACTGACCATGGAAAAACAAGCGGCTCGTTTGATCCAGACTCCCAATTTGCGAAACTTGCTGACCTGGGCAGACCACATCACAACCGGATCTGAAGGAAGCTACAAACCTGTTGTGAAGAGGGCGATCGCCATGTTTCTGGCACTTGACCTGGCGCAAGCCTTAGCCCTTGATCAGGCACGAGTGAGAAGTCTAAATTTGGATATTGATCGCGCTCGCAACCTGGCTTTAGCCCTCGATCACACGCTGACCTTAAACCGAGCACTCGATCTGGCGTTGGTGCGTGCGCTGAATCTATCGCGGGCATTGGATCTGGTAATCGACATCGCCCATAAATTTGAGGAGATCAAAATCTTTCATCAGGTGAAGTTCAACGTGCTCATTGCTTGGCTGGATGCGCTCAAAGTAAAAGCTCCTCATTATCAGAAAACACTGGCATCGCGTAAAGCTTTTATCGAGCAAGTGCATCAAACCTGGTTAAATGCGCTCAATCTCAACCGTGAATGGATTAATCTATCGCGTAGTGAAGTTACCGCCCTCGATCAGTATCTTTTCGCGAACCTGTTAATCGTTCAGTGCAGGCGATCGGCTGTATGGGTTTCACCGCAAACCTGGGAAACCATTGAGGATAAAATTATGCGGGTTCACTCAGCCTGTACTACTCTTTCGTGAGCGTTAAGACTGCTCGTGCGTTTGGACATGTCAGAACCAATTTCGTATTCAAATCCTTTATCTAAAAAAAACACCAACCATTATGACGATCTTGAGTTCAAGGTTGTTGAGGTTCCTAATTCCTGTGCGATCGATCAAATTCTGATCCGCTTAGCCATTAATATCATGCAGGGTGGAGGGCATCGGTATGGTGCCTTTCTGGATGCGGCTATGACGGCTGCTAAGTTTGCGATCTATACCACCTATCTCAGTGAAGGAAAAAATTTTCGTAAAACGGGGTTATTGCATCACGTCGAACCCAAGCGTGTCAAAACCATTGTTCAAGAGGTAGAGTCTGCCCTAACAGAGGGCAAATTACTGAAAACCCTCGCCTCTCAAGAACCCTACTACTTAATCTATCTCCCACATTTGTGGCTAAAAAAGTATCCCTGGACTCCGCCTCAGCCACGATTGCCGATGATCGGCTTAACCCGAGAGGAAAAGTTGGAGGTCGAAGCATCACTACCCAATGATTTGCCTAATGCTTTAGTGCTGACAGAATTTCAGTTTATGGAACTGATTGAGCTGTTGCATTTGGAGTCACAAAAAGATTCGTCAGAGGCTCATCGTGTTCCCCTCAGCGATGCGTTAATCGAACACATCAAACTACGATTGCTCTACTCCGGCACCGTGGTTCAGATCCAATCCCCACGTGGATTTCCCTTTTATTGTCTGGCACGCACCTCCTACTCGCCTCAAGATAAGCGGGAACGAATCTACACCATGTTTGAGGATGTGGATGGTTTTTTTCAACTTTTACAGGCCTGGGTGAATAAGGAGCCTGGAGTGTTACGCGGGCTAGAGGTCTTTGAAGTCCCGATTGAGCGAAAGGAAGAAGCTCTACAGGAGTTAGACAAACTGATTCAAGCGTGGGCAGATAAGTATCACCAGGAAGGCGGACAGCCCATGGTTTTGCACCTAGCCACAGGTCCTGTTAAAAGGTAGCGCGTTGTTCTTCATTCTTTCCCTTTCACATGCAATACGAACAACGCGAATGCTCCTGCCACCAATCCCCAAAAGGCAGAGCCAATTCCAAACAGAGTGGCTCCAGAAGCAGTGACAAGAAAGGTAATCAGAGCAGGTTCACGCTCCCTGCCATCAGCCAGTGCTGTTGCTAGACCGTTGCCGATTGTGCCGAGTAACGCCAGTCCTGCGATCGCCAATACCAGTTCTTTGGGAAACGCTGCAAACACGGCTCCCACCGTTGCGCCAAATAGTCCAATGCAGATATAGAAAACACCCGCAGCGATCGCCGCAACATAGCGTCTCGATGGGTCTTCGTGGGCTTCACGTCCCATGCAGATGGCCGCCGTAATCGCGGCGAGATTCAGAGCGAATGCCCCAAAGGGAGCTAAGAGAATCGTTGTGGCTCCCGTCCATCCGATCAGAGGCGAAATGGGCACCGTGTAACCCGATGCCCGAATAACAGCGACGCCAGGAATGTTTTGAGAAGCCATCGTCACGACGAATAGGGGCAACGCTACACCGATGAATGCTCCAATTGAGAATTGTGGCGCAGTAAAAATGGGCTCTGCCAGTTCCAGACGAACGGTTTCAAAGCGTAGCAGTCCTTGAATAGCGGCGATCGCAATGCCCACTACCAACGCTGCAACAACCGCATAACGGGGGTTCAACCGACGCACCACCAGATAAACACAAAACATGGCGAAGGTCATGACAAACTGGGTTTGCATTGCAGTAAACACCTCCAACCCAAACCGCAATAACACGCCCGCTAACATCCCAGAGGCGATCGACAGAGGAATGCGATTCATCGCTCGCTCAAACCAGCCCGTAAATCCGCATAAGGTAATTAAAACAGCGGAGATCAGAAACGCCCCGATCGCCTCCGCCATTGGGACTCCTGCCGCTGCGGTAATCAACATCGCTGCCCCCGGAGTAGACCATGCAGTGACAACTGGAACGCGATAGCGCAACGACAACACGATGCAGGTCAACCCCATGCCCAATCCCAGTGCCCACATCCAGGAGGCAATCTCCGCAGGGGATGCATTCAGAGCTTGCGCGGCTTGAAACACAATCACTGCCGAACTGGTAAATCCAACCAGAACGGTAACAAAGCCAGCAATCACTGCCGAGATGGAGAAGTCTTTGAAGAGAGTGAGATGCATATGGTGGGGAATGGGGAGTGGGGAATGGGGAGTGGGGAATGGGGAATGGGGTGTAGGGATTTGGCTTCGCCAAGCTCAACCCAAGTGGGGAAGCAGTGGCGTCCCCTTTTGAAACCTATGGAAGGAAGCAAGAGATTGCTAACTGCTCTATTGCATCCTACAGAGCTACTTCCGACTCGTATTGGACAGAATTGCGCTTTTGATATTGCCCCGGTGTAATGCCAAAAGCTTGTTTGAATAGGCGGTTTAAGTGGCTCTGATCATAAAATCCATGTTCTACCGCAATCTCTGAAAGTGACTTGGTGCTACACAGCGATCGCTTCGCCTGTAACAGTTGCCAGTGCCGCTGATAACGATGGGGCGGTAAACCCACTTGTTGATGAAACGTCCGAATCAAATAGTAAGGACTCAACCCTGCCAGTTTTGCTAACACATCAATTGAGACGGATTCTGCATAGTGCGTTTCTAAATAATCTCGAACAATGGCGATCGCTTTGGTTTCTGGCTTGGGCGATCGCAATGCCAAATGGGACTGAGTATGCCGCAGCAATAGCTGAGAAAACGCCTCTAACAACAACGACTCTCGCGTGAGATGAGATGTCGGTTGGCTGAGTGCCACAAATAATCGGTGAAAGTGCGATCGCAATGATTGATCCCAGACAATAGGTGCGATGAATGCAGGGAGGGGGCGATCGCACCACTCCAATTGAGTCAAAATATGGTGTACCTGTGCTGTACTGATGTAGATATTGCGAAATGTCCAACCCTGATTGGAAGCCGCTTGCCCCGTATGCACTTCCCCCGGATTAATCAAATTAAAACTGTTTGGCACCGCACAGCACGTCTGCCCCCGATACCAAAATTCTCCTAATCCTGCGTCGTTCATGCCAATGGTATAAGTTTCGTGGAAGTGCTTTGCAAAGGCATGGCGAACGATATGAGCACTAAATAGCTCAATTCCTGAGATGTTGGGTTGCCACAACTCTGCAAAATCAATTCCAATGTTCATCATGTCATGGTTGGACTAACCAACTGTTGGCGTTGTTAAGAGACGCAATTTAAGTGTGGGGAATACAGAAGCACTGTAGGCTATGGCATGAGTAGTGGCGATCGCTAGGTAGCGTTGGCTTCTCCCTTATTATGCGGCGCACTGAAACCTGTAAAGGTGATGTATTCGATCAAAAGTCTCATGACCATTATCGCGGTTCTTGTCCAATGCCTTGCCTTTACTATGCTCTCGAAAGTCTGTTGCCATCAATTACACTAGAAACAAGCTCAGTGGTCAATCCTATGGTTTCCAAATCAATTCGGTGGACAACTCGTGATCTCGATGCGATGCCCGACGATGGCGGTTGGAAACGCTATGAAATCATTGATGGAGAGTTATTTGTGACTCGTGCTCCCCACATTCGTCATCAAGGCGCAGCAGGTAAACTGCATGTCCGTCTAGAAACTTGGTCAGAACTGACTGGTGCAGGAAGTGCTTTCCAAGCTCCAGGAGTGATTTTTACCCCTACCGATGCAGTGATTCCTGATGTCGTTTGGATTAGCCGAGATCGTTTGGCTAATGGCATTGATGAGGCAGGACACTTAATCGTCGCTCCTGAGTTGATGGTTGAAGTGCTCTCACCTGGAGAACTGAACGAGCAGCGAGATAAGGAAGTCAAACTCAAACTTTATTCCCTACATGGAGTACAGGAATATTGGATCGTCAACTGGCAACTGCGATCGCTCGAAGTGTATCGTCGCCATGACGCTCAACTACAACTGGTTGCTACGCTCCTTCCAGAAGATACCCTCACGTCGCCTCTATTGCCAGAATTTAGCCTCTCAGTCGCTCAGGTATTTTTATAGTAGTGTGTTTTCAATAAAGCGCGATCGCCTCAAATTCAGCTCCAAATGCACTACATAAACCGCTGATACAATCCCTGCAACAAATTCTCCAACTTCTCCTCAGAGCAACTTTCAATCAACGCATCATATACTTCAATCAGCTTTGCCGCATCGTCGCCCAAGGTTGGGCTAAACTCCCACACATCCTGCACCCACTCTTGGGCATTCGACTCTTCAAAAATGAGCCGTTCTAACAATTGCTTTGCTTCTGCTCTAGAAATCGCCATATCTATATGTGGGAGTGTAACCGAATATTCCTCCAAACCCCATACTACAAGGACGCACAGCAATTTGCCCCCGTCAGCAGGACTAAACGCAAAATCCCCGGCTTCTTGAGAAAACCGGGGAGCTGAGATTTAACGGTATGACGTCAATTACTCAACGATGCCCAAAACTGGAGAAGGCTTTGACTCCGCCAATGTTGATTTGCCAAAACTCCAGGCATAGATTTCAGGATTGCTCTCTGCCACCTGGAAGTAGGAAGCCCGCACCTCACTGTTAATCGCAACCGTGGTCGCATCATACATTTGCGTTGCCAGCTTGGGATAGAAACCGATCGCAACGATGAGCGAAATGAAACAAGCCGCGATGAACAACTCACGAGGATTGGCATCCTCAAAAATAGCGTTCGCAGGCAGGACACAGTTCGTACCAAAGCAAGCCGCTTCTTCATTGCCCTGATTTTTCAAATCTGCATCACTCAAATCGCAGGAAGGAGTTACATCACACATCAACTCCGCCCCTGTTCCATAGAACACTTGACGCAACATCGAGAGCAAATAGATGGGCGTGATGATCAGACCGACTGCCGACAGGAAGATCGTCACGGTGCGGAAAGCAGAGCTATAGACATCAGTGGTAGTCAGACCGACAAAGACCGAGATCTCGCTCGCGAATCCGCTCATGCCAGGCAGAGCCAACGATGCCATTGCCGCGATCGTAAACAGAGCGAATACTTTGGGTAGTGCCTGACCGATTCCACCCATCTGATTCATCATCATCGTGTGGGTGCGATCGTAGGTAACACCTGCCAGGAAGAACAACACCGCTGCAATCAGACCATGAGACAGCATTTGCAACATCGCACCGCTAACCCCGATATCGCTGTAGGAGGCAAGCCCTAACAGGACAAAGCCCATGTGAGAGATTGAGGAATACGCGAGGCGACGCTTCATATTGGTCTGAGCGAAGGAGTTCAAAGCCCCGTAAACGATGTTCACGACACCCAAAATCGCCAGGATGGGAGCGAAGTAAACGTGAGCGTTAGGCAACAATTCCATGTTCAGGCGAATTAAGCCATAACCGCCCATCTTCAACAGTACTCCCGCCAGAATCATTGATACCGGAGAGGAGGCTTCACCATGCGCATCAGGTAACCAGGTATGGAAGGGGAAGATGGCAAGCTTGACTCCAAAGGAAACCAGCAACCCAGCATACAGCAACAGTTCGAGTGCCAGTGGGAAGTTCTTAAGTTGAAGTTGAGCAATATCAAAGGTGACATTATCGCCATAGAAAGCCATTCCCAACGCTGCTACCAGGATGAAGATAGAAGCAGCAGCAGTATAAATCAGGAACTTGATAGCGGCATAACG
This region includes:
- the hetR gene encoding heterocyst differentiation control protein (controls heterocyst differentiation; has protease DNA-binding activity), yielding MSEPISYSNPLSKKNTNHYDDLEFKVVEVPNSCAIDQILIRLAINIMQGGGHRYGAFLDAAMTAAKFAIYTTYLSEGKNFRKTGLLHHVEPKRVKTIVQEVESALTEGKLLKTLASQEPYYLIYLPHLWLKKYPWTPPQPRLPMIGLTREEKLEVEASLPNDLPNALVLTEFQFMELIELLHLESQKDSSEAHRVPLSDALIEHIKLRLLYSGTVVQIQSPRGFPFYCLARTSYSPQDKRERIYTMFEDVDGFFQLLQAWVNKEPGVLRGLEVFEVPIERKEEALQELDKLIQAWADKYHQEGGQPMVLHLATGPVKR
- a CDS encoding benzoate/H(+) symporter BenE family transporter; translation: MHLTLFKDFSISAVIAGFVTVLVGFTSSAVIVFQAAQALNASPAEIASWMWALGLGMGLTCIVLSLRYRVPVVTAWSTPGAAMLITAAAGVPMAEAIGAFLISAVLITLCGFTGWFERAMNRIPLSIASGMLAGVLLRFGLEVFTAMQTQFVMTFAMFCVYLVVRRLNPRYAVVAALVVGIAIAAIQGLLRFETVRLELAEPIFTAPQFSIGAFIGVALPLFVVTMASQNIPGVAVIRASGYTVPISPLIGWTGATTILLAPFGAFALNLAAITAAICMGREAHEDPSRRYVAAIAAGVFYICIGLFGATVGAVFAAFPKELVLAIAGLALLGTIGNGLATALADGREREPALITFLVTASGATLFGIGSAFWGLVAGAFALFVLHVKGKE
- a CDS encoding AraC family transcriptional regulator → MMNIGIDFAELWQPNISGIELFSAHIVRHAFAKHFHETYTIGMNDAGLGEFWYRGQTCCAVPNSFNLINPGEVHTGQAASNQGWTFRNIYISTAQVHHILTQLEWCDRPLPAFIAPIVWDQSLRSHFHRLFVALSQPTSHLTRESLLLEAFSQLLLRHTQSHLALRSPKPETKAIAIVRDYLETHYAESVSIDVLAKLAGLSPYYLIRTFHQQVGLPPHRYQRHWQLLQAKRSLCSTKSLSEIAVEHGFYDQSHLNRLFKQAFGITPGQYQKRNSVQYESEVAL
- a CDS encoding Uma2 family endonuclease codes for the protein MVSKSIRWTTRDLDAMPDDGGWKRYEIIDGELFVTRAPHIRHQGAAGKLHVRLETWSELTGAGSAFQAPGVIFTPTDAVIPDVVWISRDRLANGIDEAGHLIVAPELMVEVLSPGELNEQRDKEVKLKLYSLHGVQEYWIVNWQLRSLEVYRRHDAQLQLVATLLPEDTLTSPLLPEFSLSVAQVFL
- a CDS encoding NAD(P)H-quinone oxidoreductase subunit 4 → MMTDQFPWLTAIALLPLLASLFIPLLPKKDGKVVRWYALAVGVADFVLMCYAFWTHYDVSSATFQMVEQVAWMPQIGMSWTVSVDGVSAPLVLLAGLVTTLSMLAAWRVDRRPRLFFALMLVLYAAQIGVFIAQDLLLFFIMWEIELVPVYLLVCIWGGQNRRYAAIKFLIYTAAASIFILVAALGMAFYGDNVTFDIAQLQLKNFPLALELLLYAGLLVSFGVKLAIFPFHTWLPDAHGEASSPVSMILAGVLLKMGGYGLIRLNMELLPNAHVYFAPILAILGVVNIVYGALNSFAQTNMKRRLAYSSISHMGFVLLGLASYSDIGVSGAMLQMLSHGLIAAVLFFLAGVTYDRTHTMMMNQMGGIGQALPKVFALFTIAAMASLALPGMSGFASEISVFVGLTTTDVYSSAFRTVTIFLSAVGLIITPIYLLSMLRQVFYGTGAELMCDVTPSCDLSDADLKNQGNEEAACFGTNCVLPANAIFEDANPRELFIAACFISLIVAIGFYPKLATQMYDATTVAINSEVRASYFQVAESNPEIYAWSFGKSTLAESKPSPVLGIVE